The Novipirellula caenicola genome includes a region encoding these proteins:
- a CDS encoding nitroreductase — MLPVSQVIRQRRTIKPTQYSDREVDESIVRELLENANWAPTHGMTEPWRFTVFSGDARVRLAEFLAETYKSLTTEDTFKQKKYDGMRVNATCAPVVIAIGMKRQASEKISLLDELLAVACAVQNMHLTATAHGLGGFWSTNVAATSTAMRDYIGLDENDHALGLFYLGYPQGDWPDSSRGEIDAKVRWVRE, encoded by the coding sequence ATGCTTCCTGTTAGCCAAGTGATTCGTCAGCGGCGGACGATTAAACCGACGCAATATTCTGACCGCGAGGTGGACGAGAGTATCGTTCGCGAATTGCTCGAAAATGCAAACTGGGCACCCACGCATGGGATGACCGAGCCTTGGCGGTTCACCGTGTTCAGCGGCGATGCTCGCGTTCGCTTGGCCGAGTTCCTGGCCGAAACCTACAAGAGCCTGACCACCGAGGATACGTTCAAGCAGAAGAAATACGACGGGATGCGAGTCAACGCCACCTGTGCTCCGGTTGTGATCGCGATTGGCATGAAACGCCAAGCGAGCGAAAAGATCTCGTTGCTGGATGAACTATTGGCGGTCGCTTGTGCGGTGCAAAACATGCACCTGACCGCAACCGCCCATGGACTGGGCGGTTTCTGGTCGACCAATGTCGCCGCCACCAGCACGGCGATGCGTGATTACATCGGACTCGACGAGAACGACCACGCATTGGGCCTGTTTTATCTCGGTTACCCCCAAGGCGATTGGCCCGACAGCAGTCGCGGCGAAATCGACGCAAAAGTTCGCTGGGTCCGCGAATGA
- a CDS encoding prolyl oligopeptidase family serine peptidase, translating into MRSTALFLVLLLLISTALADGPGDNVADQVRPVPPVGIELSQPDRNELEDGLAKLNAKIDQLRKSKDTKTQSLIPDVEIFSRAIRDAISHRELFHKNDVAKAKEVLAEGHARAEALQNGDAPWTQQTGLVVRGFQSRIDDTVQPYGVVVPESYSFTGAAEYRTDVWLHGRGERSTESLFIHERMNRVGRISPADTLVVHPYGRYSNAFKFAGEIDVLEALEHAKSQYRVDEDRISIRGFSMGGAGCWQFAVHYPGRFFAATPGAGFSETPEFLKSFQGETLTPTWYEKKLWQLYDCTGYANNLFNVPTIAYSGELDIQKQAADMMEQAMGEQGLKLTHLIGPQTKHAIHPDSLTTIESKLANLADRGRDRVPTAIDFTTYTLRYNRSFWLTVDELAEHWNQATVTAKLSASENTVRVTVDGVRGIRFDLAAGDAPFHPRQPVQIEIVDFSTDNDSETGANRQILVAPRPESDRSWHCQIHRDGDQWKIGSRPTTSSIAKRHGVQGPIDDAFMDRFIIVAPSGKGLHPVTDAWAKSELDHLVREWRRQFRGDAIVKQDTEISDEDIATSHLIVFGDPSSNAFLKSIHHELPIQWSEDQSSVKVGQDKHVDAAHHAPVMIYPNPKNPDRYVVINSGFTYREYAYLNNARQVPKLPDWAIIDVRTPADALWPGKVVDAGFFDETWKLK; encoded by the coding sequence ATGCGAAGCACCGCTCTCTTTCTGGTCCTCTTGCTACTGATCTCCACCGCCCTCGCCGATGGTCCCGGCGATAACGTCGCCGACCAAGTTCGTCCGGTTCCTCCCGTTGGGATCGAACTGAGCCAGCCCGATCGAAACGAACTCGAAGACGGCTTGGCAAAGCTAAATGCAAAAATCGACCAGCTTCGCAAATCGAAAGACACAAAAACGCAATCGCTGATACCGGATGTCGAGATTTTCTCGCGAGCCATCCGCGATGCCATCTCTCACCGTGAACTGTTCCACAAAAATGACGTTGCCAAAGCAAAGGAAGTCTTGGCCGAAGGACATGCTCGTGCTGAGGCGTTGCAAAACGGAGACGCTCCGTGGACGCAGCAAACCGGCTTGGTCGTACGAGGATTCCAATCGCGAATCGACGACACGGTCCAGCCCTATGGGGTCGTCGTCCCCGAGTCGTATTCATTCACCGGAGCCGCCGAGTATCGGACCGACGTGTGGTTACACGGACGCGGTGAACGATCCACCGAATCGCTCTTCATTCACGAACGAATGAACCGCGTCGGCCGTATCTCGCCCGCTGATACGCTCGTTGTGCATCCCTATGGTCGCTACAGCAACGCATTCAAGTTCGCTGGCGAAATTGATGTACTCGAAGCCCTTGAGCACGCGAAATCGCAATATCGAGTCGACGAAGACCGCATCAGCATTCGTGGATTCTCGATGGGCGGAGCAGGCTGTTGGCAATTCGCGGTGCACTATCCCGGCCGATTTTTTGCTGCTACGCCTGGTGCCGGATTCTCCGAAACTCCGGAATTCTTGAAATCGTTCCAAGGTGAAACCTTGACGCCGACTTGGTACGAGAAAAAGCTGTGGCAATTGTATGATTGCACCGGTTACGCGAACAACCTGTTCAACGTGCCAACGATCGCTTACAGCGGTGAACTGGATATCCAGAAACAAGCCGCCGACATGATGGAACAAGCGATGGGCGAGCAAGGATTGAAGCTAACGCACTTGATTGGCCCTCAAACCAAGCACGCAATTCACCCGGATTCGCTAACGACCATCGAGAGCAAACTTGCCAATCTTGCGGATCGAGGGCGTGACCGGGTCCCTACCGCAATCGACTTCACCACCTACACACTTCGTTACAACCGCTCGTTCTGGCTGACCGTTGATGAACTAGCTGAGCACTGGAACCAGGCAACCGTCACCGCCAAGTTATCCGCTTCGGAAAACACCGTTCGCGTCACCGTTGATGGCGTGCGAGGGATTCGGTTTGATCTGGCCGCAGGCGACGCTCCGTTTCATCCTCGACAACCGGTGCAAATCGAGATCGTCGACTTCAGCACGGACAATGACAGCGAAACCGGGGCGAACCGGCAAATCCTGGTGGCCCCGCGACCGGAATCCGACCGCTCGTGGCACTGTCAAATCCATCGCGATGGCGATCAGTGGAAAATTGGATCACGTCCCACCACCTCAAGCATCGCAAAACGACATGGGGTACAAGGACCAATCGATGACGCGTTCATGGATCGATTTATTATTGTTGCCCCCAGCGGCAAAGGACTTCACCCCGTGACCGATGCCTGGGCAAAATCGGAACTCGATCATTTGGTGCGTGAGTGGCGTCGCCAATTCCGCGGCGATGCGATCGTCAAGCAAGACACTGAAATCAGCGACGAGGATATCGCGACCAGCCACTTGATCGTGTTCGGAGATCCTTCAAGCAACGCGTTTCTGAAATCGATCCACCACGAACTTCCCATCCAGTGGAGCGAAGACCAAAGCAGCGTGAAGGTTGGGCAAGACAAACATGTTGATGCAGCTCATCACGCGCCAGTAATGATCTATCCCAACCCCAAGAATCCAGACCGCTACGTGGTCATCAACAGCGGGTTTACGTATCGCGAGTACGCCTATCTAAACAACGCACGCCAAGTCCCCAAGCTTCCCGACTGGGCGATCATCGACGTTCGCACTCCGGCCGACGCGTTATGGCCCGGCAAGGTCGTCGACGCCGGATTCTTCGACGAAACATGGAAGCTAAAGTAG
- the metH gene encoding methionine synthase, with protein MLQSGTTQSVISELLRERILLLDGAMGTMIQRLGLDEAGVRGERFADHDPKKDLKNFSDILCLTHPEKITAIHAAYYEAGSDIVETNSFGASPVGMIEFGLPLELVDEINHAAVACARKAADEWTERTPDKPRFVAGSIGPTTKQLAISTEEDPAHRGATFEEMVDSYRAQVSSLVAAGVDILLPETAIDTLNLKACLFAIQEFFNAGGRRVPVMASGTFGDGGRTFVSAQSVEAFWTAINHFPLLSVGMNCALGPDVMRPHIEELSHVAEIPISCHPNAGLPNEMGEFDLGPKAMADKVGEYADNGWLNILGGCCGTTPDHIRAMAERVKGCKPKQETHGPVYTRLSGQLPMVMRPEIPFTMIGERTNVAGSKKFARLIREDKFEEAVDIAREQVENGATIIDVNFDEGMLDGVASMERFLRLIAGDGVVAAVPVMIDSSKWEVLEAGLRNVQGKAIVNSISLKDGEEEFLRRARLVRQYGAAAVVMAFDEEGQAADEESKVRICKRAYDLLTQKINFPPEDIIFDPNILTVATGMEEHNNYAVDFINAVARIKKECPGAKTSGGVSNISFSFRGNDPVREAIHSAFLFHAIKAGLDMGIVNAGQLEVYEEVPKDLLEHVEDVLLNRRPDATDRMLEFAETVKGGGKKKSGEDLSWREQPVAKRIEHALIKGIDKYITEDTEEARQHFDKCLQVIEGPLMDGMKIVGDLFGAGKMFLPQVVKSARVMKKAVAYLEPYMDEEKRLAGTENDAARGKFLIATVKGDVHDIGKNIVGVVLQCNNYEVIDLGVMVSAEKILEEAVKQNVDMIGLSGLITPSLDEMTHVAREMKRAGMTMPLLVGGATTSAKHTAVKICPAYDGPVIHVLDASRSVNVVERLLSKEHRDEFIAKNVEEQKKLVASFRDRQQKLVPYAEAFEKRFATDWANVQIDKPSFTGVKVLKDFPLSEIRPYIDWSPFFMTWELKGKYPKIFDDAVVGEEAKKIYDDANALMDQVIADGSLTANAAYAFWPAASDGDDVILYTDESRSKELSRFHFLRQQWERKGQKDYRSLADYIAPVDSGREDYIGGFVVTAGIGADELAKKFRAELDDYKAIMVQAVADRFAEAFAELLHERARADWGFGQNEGLDKDDLISEKYRGIRPAAGYPACPDHTEKRTLFDLLDAEKNTGVELTSSYAMYPGAAVSGLYFGHPESRYFTVDRMTKDQIEAYAKRKGKPLSEIERWLSPNLAYEPE; from the coding sequence ATGCTTCAATCTGGAACAACTCAATCTGTTATTTCCGAACTCCTCCGCGAGCGGATTCTGCTCCTTGATGGTGCGATGGGGACCATGATCCAACGTCTTGGGTTGGACGAGGCGGGGGTGCGAGGCGAGCGATTTGCCGATCATGATCCCAAAAAAGATTTGAAGAATTTTTCCGATATTCTTTGTTTGACCCATCCCGAGAAGATCACCGCGATCCATGCGGCCTACTACGAAGCGGGCAGCGACATCGTCGAAACCAACTCCTTCGGCGCTTCGCCGGTCGGGATGATCGAGTTCGGGCTGCCGTTGGAATTGGTCGACGAAATCAACCACGCGGCCGTCGCTTGTGCCCGCAAAGCGGCCGACGAGTGGACCGAGCGGACACCGGATAAACCGCGTTTTGTCGCCGGATCGATCGGCCCGACCACCAAACAATTGGCGATCAGCACCGAGGAAGACCCGGCTCACCGTGGGGCGACCTTCGAAGAAATGGTCGACAGTTATCGAGCTCAGGTCAGTTCGCTCGTGGCCGCCGGCGTCGACATCCTGTTGCCCGAAACCGCTATCGACACGCTCAACCTGAAGGCGTGTTTGTTCGCGATCCAAGAGTTCTTTAATGCCGGAGGCCGCCGGGTTCCGGTGATGGCCAGCGGCACGTTCGGCGATGGTGGACGTACGTTCGTCAGTGCTCAAAGCGTCGAAGCGTTTTGGACCGCCATCAATCACTTTCCGCTGCTATCGGTTGGCATGAACTGTGCCCTCGGCCCCGATGTGATGCGGCCTCATATCGAAGAGCTTTCGCACGTCGCCGAGATCCCGATCTCGTGCCATCCCAATGCTGGATTGCCGAACGAGATGGGCGAATTCGATCTTGGTCCCAAGGCGATGGCCGACAAGGTGGGTGAATACGCCGACAATGGTTGGTTGAATATTTTGGGCGGATGTTGTGGCACGACTCCGGATCACATCCGCGCGATGGCGGAACGTGTCAAAGGATGCAAGCCGAAACAGGAAACGCATGGACCGGTTTACACCCGGTTGTCCGGCCAGCTGCCGATGGTGATGCGTCCCGAAATCCCCTTCACCATGATCGGCGAACGAACCAACGTTGCTGGTAGTAAAAAGTTTGCTCGTTTGATCCGCGAAGACAAATTCGAGGAAGCGGTCGACATTGCCCGCGAGCAAGTGGAAAACGGTGCCACGATCATCGACGTCAACTTTGACGAAGGGATGCTCGATGGCGTCGCGTCGATGGAGCGTTTTTTACGGCTGATCGCGGGCGATGGCGTGGTGGCGGCTGTTCCGGTGATGATCGACAGCAGTAAATGGGAAGTGCTCGAAGCGGGACTGCGTAACGTTCAAGGGAAAGCGATCGTCAACTCGATTTCGCTCAAAGACGGCGAGGAAGAGTTCCTGCGTCGGGCGCGTTTGGTTCGCCAATACGGTGCCGCCGCGGTCGTCATGGCATTTGACGAAGAAGGCCAAGCCGCCGACGAAGAGAGCAAGGTGCGGATCTGTAAACGCGCCTACGATCTGCTGACTCAAAAGATCAACTTCCCACCCGAAGACATCATCTTTGACCCGAACATCCTGACCGTTGCGACGGGAATGGAAGAGCACAACAATTACGCCGTTGACTTTATCAACGCCGTTGCGCGAATCAAGAAAGAATGTCCCGGTGCAAAGACGAGCGGCGGAGTTAGTAACATCAGCTTCAGCTTCCGCGGAAACGATCCCGTTCGTGAAGCGATCCACAGCGCGTTCCTGTTCCACGCCATCAAGGCTGGCTTGGACATGGGGATCGTCAATGCGGGACAGTTGGAAGTTTACGAAGAGGTGCCCAAGGATCTGCTCGAGCATGTCGAGGATGTGCTGCTCAATCGTCGTCCCGACGCGACCGACCGGATGCTTGAATTTGCTGAAACTGTCAAAGGCGGCGGCAAAAAGAAATCGGGCGAAGATCTCTCGTGGCGTGAACAGCCGGTCGCCAAGCGGATTGAACACGCACTGATCAAAGGAATCGACAAGTACATCACCGAGGACACCGAAGAGGCTCGGCAGCACTTTGACAAGTGCTTGCAAGTCATCGAGGGACCGTTAATGGACGGCATGAAAATCGTCGGTGATCTGTTTGGTGCGGGCAAGATGTTCTTGCCACAAGTCGTCAAAAGTGCACGTGTGATGAAGAAGGCGGTGGCCTATTTGGAACCGTACATGGACGAGGAAAAACGGCTTGCGGGAACCGAAAATGATGCCGCGCGAGGCAAGTTTTTGATCGCCACGGTCAAGGGCGACGTGCACGATATCGGTAAAAATATCGTCGGCGTGGTGCTGCAGTGCAATAACTACGAAGTCATCGACCTAGGCGTCATGGTGTCGGCCGAAAAGATTCTCGAAGAAGCGGTCAAACAGAACGTGGACATGATTGGGCTGAGCGGTCTGATCACGCCAAGTCTTGATGAGATGACGCACGTCGCACGCGAGATGAAACGAGCCGGAATGACGATGCCGTTGTTGGTCGGGGGTGCCACGACCAGCGCCAAGCATACCGCGGTCAAAATCTGTCCTGCCTACGATGGACCGGTGATCCATGTGCTCGACGCCAGCCGCAGTGTGAATGTCGTTGAACGGTTGCTGAGTAAAGAGCATCGTGACGAGTTTATTGCCAAAAACGTCGAAGAACAGAAGAAGTTGGTCGCCAGTTTCCGCGATCGACAACAAAAATTGGTGCCGTACGCCGAAGCATTCGAGAAACGATTCGCAACCGATTGGGCCAACGTGCAAATCGATAAGCCTTCGTTTACCGGCGTGAAAGTGTTGAAGGACTTTCCGCTCTCCGAGATTCGGCCGTACATCGATTGGTCGCCGTTCTTCATGACCTGGGAATTGAAAGGCAAGTATCCCAAGATTTTCGATGATGCCGTGGTCGGCGAAGAAGCCAAGAAAATCTATGACGATGCGAACGCGTTGATGGATCAAGTCATTGCCGATGGATCGCTAACCGCCAATGCCGCCTATGCGTTCTGGCCTGCGGCCAGCGACGGAGACGACGTGATTCTCTATACCGATGAATCACGCAGCAAGGAATTGTCGCGGTTCCATTTCTTGCGTCAGCAGTGGGAACGCAAGGGGCAAAAAGATTATCGATCGCTGGCCGACTACATCGCGCCGGTCGACAGTGGTCGTGAAGATTACATCGGTGGCTTTGTTGTCACCGCTGGGATTGGCGCCGATGAGTTGGCCAAGAAATTCCGAGCGGAACTGGACGATTACAAAGCGATCATGGTTCAAGCGGTCGCCGACCGATTCGCCGAAGCCTTTGCTGAATTGCTGCACGAACGTGCTCGGGCGGATTGGGGGTTTGGCCAAAACGAAGGGCTTGATAAAGACGACTTGATCAGCGAGAAGTATCGCGGCATTCGTCCGGCCGCCGGCTATCCCGCATGTCCGGATCACACCGAAAAGCGAACGCTGTTTGATTTGCTTGATGCCGAGAAGAACACCGGAGTCGAGTTGACATCGAGCTATGCGATGTACCCCGGTGCGGCGGTCAGTGGTTTGTATTTCGGTCATCCCGAATCGCGATACTTCACGGTCGACCGAATGACCAAGGACCAGATCGAAGCGTACGCCAAGCGAAAAGGCAAGCCACTTTCGGAAATCGAGCGTTGGCTCAGCCCGAACCTTGCCTACGAACCCGAATAA